The genomic stretch TGCCGGCGCACCCCATGGCGGGCACCGAGCATTCCGGCCCGGATGCCGGCTTCGCGGAGCTGTTCGACGGGCGCTACTGCATCGTTACACCGCTGCCGGGAAGCGACGCCGCGGCGGTCGAGAAGGTGCGTGAATTCTGGCGCCGCTGCGGCTCCATGATCGAGACGCTGGACCCCGCCACGCATGACCGCGTTGTGGCGATCGTCTCCCACCTGCCGCACCTGATCGCCTTCACCATCTGCGGCACGGCCGACGACCTGGCGGAGGAGACGAAGGAGGCGGTGATGAAGTTCGCCGCCTCGGGCTTCCGCGACTTCACGCGCATCGCGGCGAGCGACGTGGACATGTGGCGCGACGTGTTCCTGAACAACCGCGAGGCGCTGCTGGAAATGCTGGCACGCTTCAGCGAAGACGCACACGCGCTGGGCCGCGCGGTGCGCTACGGGCAGGCGGAGTTCATCGAGGACCGCATCCGGCGCGGGCGGAAGATCCGCAGGGAGCTGATTGAGCGGAAGCAGGCGTGAGAGGTTGGGGCATGACGGCGCTTCAAGCAGGCTTGCGACTCGCGCTGATCGGCTGCGCGCTCTCCGTGCAGGCGGCCCCCGCCTTTGCCCTTTCCCGGAGCTTCAAGTGCGCCTTCGACCCCGGCAGCGACGCAATCGACTCGCGCTGCGAGCGCGTCCTCTCGCGGTATGTCGAATACTGGACCCAGTTGCGCGACGGCCGCCTGCCCGCATGGCCCGGCCCTGGCCTTGCGCCGCCCTACACCATCACGCGCATCGAAGTCGGAGGCCATGCGGACGGCGCAGAGGCAACGCGAGGTCTCGCGACAGTTGGTGAGCTTCGGGCGCGGGCCGTGGGGGAATGGCTCATCGGGGCGGGCATCCCGCGGGAGTATGTCATCGTCAGTGGATACGGCGCCCGACAGTTGCTCGTCCCAACACAACCGCACGAAGCGGAACCGCAGAACAGGCGGGTCGAGATCGTCTCGCGATAGGGCTCTGACGCCCAGGCCCCATTGCGCGCGTGCGTTTTGCGGTCGCACCACCTAGATTCCCCGCGCCATGTCCGCCCTCTACGACCGCGACATCCTCCTCTGGTCCGAACAGCAGGCCGACCTGCTGCGCCGCCTGTCGCGCGGGGAACGGGTGAACGATTCCCTCGACTGGCCGAACCTGATCGACGAGGTGGAAAGCGTGGGCCGCAACGAATTCCAGGCGGTCGAGAGCCTGTTGCGCGTCGCCCTGCTGCACCTCCTGCTCGCCCGCTACGCCCGCGTCGAACCCCCGCGCGGCCATTGGCTGGCCGAGGCCCTTGGCGCGCTGGACGAAGCCTCCCGCCGCTATGCGCCCAGCATGGCCCAGCGCCTCGACCTGCCGCGCGCCTGGCGCCTTGCGTGCCGCCAGGCGGAAGCAAAACTCGCCTCGGATGGCGGCCCATCCGCGCCGTTGCCCGCCGAGTGCCCCTACACCCTCACGGACCTCATCGAGCCGGACACGCAGCCCGCCCCGCTGCTCGCACGCCTTCCGCTCGGCTGACACCCCCCAAACCATACGCTTCCGTAAGCACGCTTCCCCAACCGCCCGCCGCACCCCATCTTGCGGTCATGCCCCGACTCACCCGCCGCACCACCCTCGCCGCCGCCGCCGCGCTCGCCGCCGCGCCTGCCGCCGCCCAGGCCCAGGCCCAGGCCCCGGCCGCCTCGCCCGCCGCCACGCCGCCGGACCGGCCGCTGTTCGGCGCAAAGCAGTGGCAGCTCTCCAACGGCCTGCGCGTCGTCCTCGCCGAAAACCGCCGCGCCCCCGTCGTCGCGCAATACCTGTTCTACGCCGCCGGCGGCGCCGAGGACCCGGCAGGCCGCTCGGGCGTGGCCCACTTCCTCGAACACATGATGTTCAAGGGCTCGCCCAACGTCGCGAACGGTGAATTCTCCCGCCGCGTGGCGCGGGAGGGCGGTAACGACAACGCCTTCACCTCGCGCGACGTCACCGCCTATTTCCAGCAGGTCGAGGCCTCGCGCCTGCCGCTCATCATGCGCATGGAGGCCGACCGCTTCGCCGCCGCCATCATCCCGGCCGACCAGGTGGAGAGCGAGCGCAACGTCGTGCTCGAGGAACGCCGCCAGCGCACCGACAGCTCCGCCCGCGCCCGCTTCCAGGAAGCCTTCCGCGCCGCGCTCTGGGGCCCGCAGACCTGGCCCGGCCGCCCGATCATCGGCTGGGAGGACGAAATCCGCGCCATCACGCGCGACGACATGGCGGCCTTCTACGACCGATTCTACGCGCCCCACAACGCGACGCTGGTGGTCTCCGGCGCGGTCGACGAAGCCACCCTGCGCGCCCTGGCCGAGGAACACTACGGCCGCGTCCCCGCCCGGCCGGGGGCCGCGCGCGACCGCGCTCGCGCGCCCTCCGCGCCGCACGAAGCGCGCCTGGTGCGCCGCGAACCCACGGCGCGGGAGGCGCTGCTGATCCAAGCCTGGATCGCGCCGTCCCTCACCGCCGGGGAGACGCGCCACGCCCTGCCGCTGGAGGTCTTCGCGCATCTGCTCGGCAGCGGCCAGGGCTCGCGCCTGCATGCCGCGCTGGTCGAGACGGGCCTCGCGGTCTCCGCCGGTGCGTCCTACGACGGCGAAGCGGCGGGCGAGACCGAATTCATGGTCTATGCCGTGCCCCGCCGCGGCGTCGAACCGGAACGCCTGGAAGCGGCGGTGAACGCCACCATCGCGACCCTGCTGCAGGACGGTCCGACCGAGGCCGAGGTCGCGCGCGCACGCCGCCAGCTGTCCTCCGGCGCGCTGCTGGCGCTCGATGGCTTCGGCGCGGCGCCGCGCATGCTGGGCGGCGTGCTCGCCATCGGCCTGCCGGCCGAGGTGGTGGAATTCTGGCCCGCGCGCCTGCGTGCCGTGACCCGGGCGCAGGTGACCGAGGCCGCGCGCGCCGTGCTCGCCGCGCCGCGCCACACAACCGGCTGGCTGCTGCCGGAGGCCGCGTGATGACCACCCCCTTCTCCCTGCCGATCCAGGTGGTCGAGGCCGGCCCCTTCACCGCCTGGCTGGTCGAGGACCAGTCCGTCCCGGTCGTCTCGCTCTCCTGGTCCTGGCCGGGTGGCGCGGCGCGCGACCCGGCCGGCCAGGACGGCACCATGGCGATGGCCGCCGCCCTGCTGATGGAAGGTGCGGGCGACCTGCGTGCGCTGGCCTTCCAGGATGCGCTGCGCGATGACGCGATCGGCCTGTCCTTCTCGGCCGGGCGGGACAGCTTCGAAGCCGGCTTCCGCTGTCTGTCCGATGCCCTGCCCGAGGCCCTGCGCCTTGCACGACTGGCCATGACGGCGCCGCGCTTCGATGCCGATGCGGTGGAACGCGTGCGCGCACGCGCCATCGCCGGCGCGCGGCAGTCGCTGGAAACCCCGCGCGGCCAGGCCGGCCGCGGCTTCTGGCAGTCCGCCTTCCCGACCCACCCGGCCGGGCGGCCGGCCACCGGCACGGCGGAAACGCTCGCCGCCGTGACGGCCGAGGGCATGCGCGCGGGGCTTGCCGCGCAGTTGCGGCGGGACGGCGTGCTGGTCGCCGCCGCCGGTGCCATCACCCCCGCGCAGCTGCGCGCCATCCTGCCCGATCTGCTCGGCGCGCTGCCGGCCGGCGCGCCCGAGGAACCGCCGCGCCTGACCGCCTTCACCGAATTCGGCCGCCAGGTGCTCGCGGTGCCCAGCCCGCAATCGCAGATCATCCTGGGCCAGCCGGGCATCGCGCCGAACGATGCGGATTGGGAAGCCGCGCAGATCGTGCTGCGCATCCTGGGCGGGGGCGGCTTCTCCTCCCGGCTGATGGAAGCCGTGCGCGTGCAGCGCGGCCTGACCTATGGCATCGGCGTCGGTCTCGACAGCCTGTTCGGTGGCGGGGTCATCACCTGCGGCTTCGCCACCGAGAATGCCCGCGTGGCGGAGGCGCTGGAGGTCACGAAGTCGGTGTGGTCCGACCTGGCCGCCCGCGGCCCGACCGCGGCGGAGCTGGAGGAAGCGGTTGCCTTCCTGACCGGCTCCCTGCCGCTGCAGTTCACCGACAGCCGGCGCATCGCCGCCACGCTGCTCGCGATGCGGCGCAACAACCGCGCGGTCGACTGGCTGGACGGGCGCAACGCGCGCCTGCAGGCCATCACGCCCGCGAAGGCGACCGAGGTGGCCGCGCGCCTGCTGCGACCGGACGCGATCGCCGTGACCATCGCAGGGCAGCCTCAGGGGATCCTGTAGCCGCCGTCCGGGGGCTCGGTCTCCGGGGGAATGCACCGCCCGGCGCCTGCGGGCGCCGGGCAGCAGCCTTCGCGCCGCCTGGTCTGCTGGCGGTGGCGAGCGTCGGCGCCGGACGCCCGGAGCGGACCATAGCCGACCGAAGCGCCAGATCGCGCCGCGGCCCTGGTCGCGACCGGGGCCGTCCCCACGCGACGTTCAGGTCGCGCCCACCAGTGCGAGCGCCCGGGCAATGCGCGGCGCACCCCATTCCCTGACCGGGCCGGGCGCCCCGTTGGGCGCCACATCGACGCCCTGGCCCTCGCCGAGCGGGACCGTGCCGCCGGCGGTGCGCACCTCGACCCGGCCGCGCGCCACGAACACCGCCTGCACGCCGTCCAGCACGCCGGCAAAGAAACGTGTGCCGCGCACGCCGATATGCGCCCAGGGCAGCGTCACATCGACCGGCGCGGGGCGTTCGCTACGCGGGATGTCGAGCAGCAGCGCGCCGCCGAAGCCGCGCAGCGAGGTGCCCGGGCGCGGGCCGCGCAGCGCCAGCGCATCGACGCGCAGCGCGGCATTCTCGCCCATGCGGAGCTCGAGCCCGCCGTCGAGCCGGCAGGCGAGCCGCGCGGCGGGACCGGTGGTCAGCAGATCCTCCATCAGCACCGGCGCATCGGGCGCGAGGGGGCGCGGCGCCTCGCCGCTGAACAGCGCCGCGGCGGCGCCGGTCAGGGCGGTCACCTCGCCCACGCGGATGCGCTGCGACAGGGCCGGGCGCGGCAGGACGAGCAGCGCCGGGGCCAGCAGCAAGTGGCGGCGGTCAGCCATGGCGGGATCCTAGAGCAGATCCTGATCAGATGGACTCATCTGATCGGGTGACGATGCGCGTGAGAGCGATCGGCCAGAGGTGTTTCAGCGAGCCGAGGCGAGCGGAGCCGACGCTACACGAGATCCCCTGTCTGATGGAATCGCCTGGTCGGGCGAAGATACGGGCGAAAACAGAGGGTTCGTGCCGCAGCGGGTTGCCAACGCGAGCGGCAGTGGCGCTGGCGCGTCGTCCGACCTCTCGGCACCGGCACCGGCCTGCTCGCCGCCCCGGCCATTCATCCAGGGTCCTGCCGTCGGGTCGCCGGGCCCGTGCCGTCCGACCGGCCCGCGCGCCACCGGGCGGGGCGTGCCGCCTGAAGTGCGCCGGTCAGCCGGCCTCCGCGCGCGTCGCGATGGCCTGCAGCACGATCCCCTCGGTCAGGATCTGCGGCAGCACGACCGGCGCCGCGCCGCCCGCCGGGTAGAACAGATACAGCGGCACGCCGTCGCGCTGGTGCGCGCGCAGCAGGGCGGTGATCGCGGCGTCGCCGCGCGTCCAGTCACCGGTCAGATAGGCCACGCGCCGGTCCGCGAAGGCGCGCTGCACGCCCTCGGTCGCGAGTGCCATGCGTTCGTTCACCTTGCAGGTGATGCACCAGGCGGCGGTGAGGTTGATGAAGACCGGCCGGCCCTCGGCGCGGAGCGCGGCGACCCGCGCTTCCGACCAGGCCTCGCCGGTGGCATCGGCGGCCCGCGCGGCTGCCGGGCGTGCACCCTGCACCAGCGGCAACAGCGCCAGGGCACCGACCACGGCCGCCGCGGCGGCGACGCGGCCGACCCGCCCACCGGCCGCCTGCGCCAGGCCCCAGGCCCAGGCCCCAAAGCCGATCAGCACGCCCCCCAGCAGCACCGCCAGCACGGCCGACGGCCCGGCCTGCTCGGCCAGCACCCAGACCAGCCAGGCGGCCGCGGCGTACATCGGGAAGGCCAGGCCCTGCTTCAGTCGGTCCATCCAGGCGCCGGGCCGCGGCAGCAGGCGTGCGAGACCCGGTGCCACGCCCAGCAGCGCATAGGGCAGCGCCATGCCCAGGCCGAGTGCGGCAAAGACCGTCAGCGCCCCGGCCGTGCCCATGGTCATCGCGGCGCCGATCGCGGCGGCCATGAAGGGCGCCGTGCAGGGCGTCGCGACCAGGACCGCCAAGGCCCCGGTGAAGAACGACCCCGCATGCCCGCCCTGCGCCGCCAGGCCCGCCCCGGCCGAGGCCGGTCCGCGCACCGCGAAGACGCCGGACAGGTTCAGCCCGACCGCGAGCATCAACCAGGCCATGCCGGCGACGAAGACTGGCTGGGTGAACTGGAAGCCCCAACCCGCCACGCCGCCTGCCGCGCGCAGCCCCACCAGCAGCCCGCCGAGAGCGACGAAGGACAGCACCACCCCCGCCGTATAGGACGCGGCATGGGCGCGCACCTGGCCCTGCGCTGCGCCCGACAGCCGCGCGATACCCACGGCCTTCATGGCCAGGATGGGGAAGACGCACGGCATCAGGTTCAGCAGCAGCCCGCCAAGTGCCGCCAGCAGCGCCGCCTGACCGAGCGGCAGCGTGGCAGGGCCGGCGGGCACGGCACCGGGCGGGGCCGAGACCACGTAGGCGCCGCGTACCCCCGCCGCGTCGGTGATGGCGACGACACCGGCGACCGGGTCTGGCAGCGACGAGCCCTGGCCGCGCACGAGCGCCAGGCGCAGCGCGCCATCCGTGACGCTCATCACCTGCGGCGCGGCATTGTCGATCACGCCCTGGTCGATCGGGAAGAAGTAGGCGGCGCGCACCGCGCCGGGGGCGATGGCCGGGCCGCTGACCTCGATCGCGCCGGTGGCCCCGGCGAAGCCGATCCGCGCGGCGAAGGGGCCGGGGCGGGGTTCGGCAGCCTCGGCGGCGGCGAACACGGGGGTATTCGCAGGGCGGGGCGTTGCCTCGACCGGGATGTCGATGCGGAAGGCGCCTTCCTCGGGGATGCAGACCTGCTCGCAGACCAGCCATTCGCCGCGGGCCTCGATGGTCAGCACGTCGCCCGGGCGCATCGCAGCGGGGGCGGTGACCGGAATGATGAAGACCGGTTCGCCCTCGTAGCCGAAATTCACCAAGGGGCCGAAGGGGATGCGCTGGGGTGCGGGGAAGCGCATCGGCGCGGCGGTCGCACCCTCGGGCAAGTCGAGCGTGACCTGCGGCGCCTGGCCAGCATCCCCGGGGTTCACCCAATAGGTATGCCAGCCGGGGGCGAGGCGCTGGCGCAGCGCCAGGCGAAACGCCTGGCCGGGGGTGATTTGCGCGTGGTCGGCGATGAGCGTGACGGTGGCGCGCGGGGAGGCGACGGGCAGCGATTCCAGGGCGCGCGCCGCGGGGGCGGACGTGACCAGCGCGAGGATCAGGGCGAGCAGCCGCAACATGGGTCCAATCAAGGCCCGCGACGGCTCCGGTGCAACCCCGAAGACGCGAAAAGGGCCGGCGGATCGCTCCGCCGGTCCATTCACGCGCCGTCCGCCGCCCCCCCCCTTTGCCGCCCGAGGCCTTGCCTGGGGCTGGGAGCGCCAGGCGCGACCGCGCCCAGACCACCCTCAGCCGCTGGCGCACCAGTGCATGGCGCGTAAGCCAAGCACGCGGATGCGTGCGCCGGCGCTTGAGGCCAACAAACTAACTATGCGCCAGCATCGCCAGCAGCAGCAGTGCCACGATGTTGGTGATCTTGATCATCGGGTTCACGGCGGGGCCCGCCGTGTCCTTGTAGGGGTCACCCACCGTGTCGCCGGTCACCGCCGCCTTGTGCGCGTCGGAGCCCTTGCCGCCATGGTGCCCGTCCTCGATGTACTTCTTCGCGTTGTCCCAGGCGCCACCGCCGGTGGTCATGGAGACGGCCACGAAGAAGCCGGTGACGATCACGCCCAGCAGCATCGCGCCGAGGGCTTCGAAGGCCGCAGCCTTCCCGCCGATCGCGAGGATGCCGAAATACACCACCAGCGGCGAGAGCACCGGCAGCAGCGAGGGGATGATCATCTCCTTGATCGCCGCCTTGGTCAGCATGTCCACCGCGCGGCCGTAGTCCGGCTTCTCGGTGCCTTCCATGATGCCCGGCTTTTCCTTGAACTGGCGCCGGACTTCCTCGACCACGCTCATCGCCGCGCGGCCCACCGCCGTCATCGCCATGCCGCCGAACAGGTAGGGCAGCATGCCGCCGAACAGCAGGCCGACGACCACGTAGGGGTTGGACAGCGAGAAGGTCAGCGACCCCATGCCCTGGAAGTACGGGTACTGCGCGGCGTTCGCCGCGAAATACGCGAGGTCCTGGGTATAGGCCGCGAACAGCACCACCGCGCCGAGCGCGGCGGACCCGATCGCATAGCCCTTGGTCACCGCCTTGGTGGTGTTGCCGACGGCGTCGAGCGCGTCCGTGGTCTGGCGGATTTCCTTGGGCAGCCCGGCCATCTCGGCAATGCCGCCGGCATTGTCCGTCACCGGCCCGAAGGCATCGAGCGCGACCACCATGCCGGCGAGTGCGAGCATCGTCGTGACCGCGATGGCGATGCCGTAGAGCCCCGCCAGCCCATAGGCGATCAGGATGCCGAAAATGATCACCAGCGCGGGCAGCGCCGTCGATTCCATCGACACCGCCAGGCCGCGGATCACATTGGTGCCGTGACCGGTCACCGAGGATTCCGCAATCGCCTTCACCGGCCGGAAGTTCGTGCCGGTGTAGTATTCGGTGATCCAGATGATCAGCGCGGTCACGATAAGCCCGACCGCGCCGCACAGGAACAGCGAGAAGGCGCCAAAGGAGGCCCCCGCCGCGGTCGCGGTGCCGAAGCCGAATATCATGTAGGACAGCGGCAGCAGCGCCACCAGCGACAGCGCGCCGGTCACCGCGAAGCCGCGATACATCGCCCCCATGATGTTGTTGCTCGCCGGCAGCTTCACGAAATACGTGCCGACGATGGACGTCACCACGCAGACCGCGCCGATCGCCAGCGGGAAGATCATCCCCGCCTTCAGAAAGGGCGTACCAGCGAAGGCGATGGCGGCCAGCACCATCGTCGCCACCATGGTGACGGCATAGGTTTCGAACAGGTCGGCCGCCATGCCGGCGCAGTCGCCCACGTTGTCGCCCACATTGTCGGCGATGGTGGCGGGGTTGCGGGGGTCGTCCTCGGGGATGCCGGCCTCGACCTTGCCGACCATGTCGCCGCCGACGTCGGCGCCCTTGGTGAAGATGCCGCCGCCCAGCCGGGCGAAGATCGAGATCAGCGAGGCACCGAAGCCCAGCGCCACCAGCGCGTCGATGACCGTGCGGTCATTGGGTTCCAGCCCGCCGATGACGACCAGCAGGAAGAAGTAGACCGCCACGCCCAGCAGCGCGCCGCCGGCCACCAGCATGCCGGTGATGGCCCCCGACTTGAACGCGACATCCAGCCCACCTGCCAGCGACACCGTGGACGCCTGTGCCGTCCGCAGGTTGGCGCGCACCGAGACGTTCATGCCGATGAAGCCCGCAGCCCCCGACAGCACCGCGCCCAGCAGGAAGCCGATCGCGACCGTGATGCCGAGCCGCCAGGCCACCAGCACGAACAGCACCGCGCCGACGATGGCGATGGTGGTGTATTGCCGCTTCAGATAAGCGTTCGCGCCTTCCTGGATCGCCTTCGCGATTTCCTGCATGCGCTCGTTGCCCGGATCGCG from Roseomonas fluvialis encodes the following:
- a CDS encoding prephenate/arogenate dehydrogenase family protein, with protein sequence MAEPVFERLCLVGIGLIGSSIARVARKRADLARTVVATARRPETLARVRELGIVDVVEDDPCKAVEGCDAVILCVPVGAYAGVMAQIAPHLAPGCVLSDVGSTKGSVVRDLSPLLPPGVHLVPAHPMAGTEHSGPDAGFAELFDGRYCIVTPLPGSDAAAVEKVREFWRRCGSMIETLDPATHDRVVAIVSHLPHLIAFTICGTADDLAEETKEAVMKFAASGFRDFTRIAASDVDMWRDVFLNNREALLEMLARFSEDAHALGRAVRYGQAEFIEDRIRRGRKIRRELIERKQA
- a CDS encoding OmpA family protein, which encodes MTALQAGLRLALIGCALSVQAAPAFALSRSFKCAFDPGSDAIDSRCERVLSRYVEYWTQLRDGRLPAWPGPGLAPPYTITRIEVGGHADGAEATRGLATVGELRARAVGEWLIGAGIPREYVIVSGYGARQLLVPTQPHEAEPQNRRVEIVSR
- a CDS encoding DUF29 domain-containing protein, giving the protein MSALYDRDILLWSEQQADLLRRLSRGERVNDSLDWPNLIDEVESVGRNEFQAVESLLRVALLHLLLARYARVEPPRGHWLAEALGALDEASRRYAPSMAQRLDLPRAWRLACRQAEAKLASDGGPSAPLPAECPYTLTDLIEPDTQPAPLLARLPLG
- a CDS encoding M16 family metallopeptidase, whose translation is MPRLTRRTTLAAAAALAAAPAAAQAQAQAPAASPAATPPDRPLFGAKQWQLSNGLRVVLAENRRAPVVAQYLFYAAGGAEDPAGRSGVAHFLEHMMFKGSPNVANGEFSRRVAREGGNDNAFTSRDVTAYFQQVEASRLPLIMRMEADRFAAAIIPADQVESERNVVLEERRQRTDSSARARFQEAFRAALWGPQTWPGRPIIGWEDEIRAITRDDMAAFYDRFYAPHNATLVVSGAVDEATLRALAEEHYGRVPARPGAARDRARAPSAPHEARLVRREPTAREALLIQAWIAPSLTAGETRHALPLEVFAHLLGSGQGSRLHAALVETGLAVSAGASYDGEAAGETEFMVYAVPRRGVEPERLEAAVNATIATLLQDGPTEAEVARARRQLSSGALLALDGFGAAPRMLGGVLAIGLPAEVVEFWPARLRAVTRAQVTEAARAVLAAPRHTTGWLLPEAA
- a CDS encoding M16 family metallopeptidase; translation: MTTPFSLPIQVVEAGPFTAWLVEDQSVPVVSLSWSWPGGAARDPAGQDGTMAMAAALLMEGAGDLRALAFQDALRDDAIGLSFSAGRDSFEAGFRCLSDALPEALRLARLAMTAPRFDADAVERVRARAIAGARQSLETPRGQAGRGFWQSAFPTHPAGRPATGTAETLAAVTAEGMRAGLAAQLRRDGVLVAAAGAITPAQLRAILPDLLGALPAGAPEEPPRLTAFTEFGRQVLAVPSPQSQIILGQPGIAPNDADWEAAQIVLRILGGGGFSSRLMEAVRVQRGLTYGIGVGLDSLFGGGVITCGFATENARVAEALEVTKSVWSDLAARGPTAAELEEAVAFLTGSLPLQFTDSRRIAATLLAMRRNNRAVDWLDGRNARLQAITPAKATEVAARLLRPDAIAVTIAGQPQGIL
- a CDS encoding FecR domain-containing protein encodes the protein MADRRHLLLAPALLVLPRPALSQRIRVGEVTALTGAAAALFSGEAPRPLAPDAPVLMEDLLTTGPAARLACRLDGGLELRMGENAALRVDALALRGPRPGTSLRGFGGALLLDIPRSERPAPVDVTLPWAHIGVRGTRFFAGVLDGVQAVFVARGRVEVRTAGGTVPLGEGQGVDVAPNGAPGPVREWGAPRIARALALVGAT
- a CDS encoding protein-disulfide reductase DsbD family protein; the protein is MLRLLALILALVTSAPAARALESLPVASPRATVTLIADHAQITPGQAFRLALRQRLAPGWHTYWVNPGDAGQAPQVTLDLPEGATAAPMRFPAPQRIPFGPLVNFGYEGEPVFIIPVTAPAAMRPGDVLTIEARGEWLVCEQVCIPEEGAFRIDIPVEATPRPANTPVFAAAEAAEPRPGPFAARIGFAGATGAIEVSGPAIAPGAVRAAYFFPIDQGVIDNAAPQVMSVTDGALRLALVRGQGSSLPDPVAGVVAITDAAGVRGAYVVSAPPGAVPAGPATLPLGQAALLAALGGLLLNLMPCVFPILAMKAVGIARLSGAAQGQVRAHAASYTAGVVLSFVALGGLLVGLRAAGGVAGWGFQFTQPVFVAGMAWLMLAVGLNLSGVFAVRGPASAGAGLAAQGGHAGSFFTGALAVLVATPCTAPFMAAAIGAAMTMGTAGALTVFAALGLGMALPYALLGVAPGLARLLPRPGAWMDRLKQGLAFPMYAAAAWLVWVLAEQAGPSAVLAVLLGGVLIGFGAWAWGLAQAAGGRVGRVAAAAAVVGALALLPLVQGARPAAARAADATGEAWSEARVAALRAEGRPVFINLTAAWCITCKVNERMALATEGVQRAFADRRVAYLTGDWTRGDAAITALLRAHQRDGVPLYLFYPAGGAAPVVLPQILTEGIVLQAIATRAEAG
- a CDS encoding sodium-translocating pyrophosphatase; translated protein: MLTVWLIIVIALGALSIAYGVITAKDVLSRDPGNERMQEIAKAIQEGANAYLKRQYTTIAIVGAVLFVLVAWRLGITVAIGFLLGAVLSGAAGFIGMNVSVRANLRTAQASTVSLAGGLDVAFKSGAITGMLVAGGALLGVAVYFFLLVVIGGLEPNDRTVIDALVALGFGASLISIFARLGGGIFTKGADVGGDMVGKVEAGIPEDDPRNPATIADNVGDNVGDCAGMAADLFETYAVTMVATMVLAAIAFAGTPFLKAGMIFPLAIGAVCVVTSIVGTYFVKLPASNNIMGAMYRGFAVTGALSLVALLPLSYMIFGFGTATAAGASFGAFSLFLCGAVGLIVTALIIWITEYYTGTNFRPVKAIAESSVTGHGTNVIRGLAVSMESTALPALVIIFGILIAYGLAGLYGIAIAVTTMLALAGMVVALDAFGPVTDNAGGIAEMAGLPKEIRQTTDALDAVGNTTKAVTKGYAIGSAALGAVVLFAAYTQDLAYFAANAAQYPYFQGMGSLTFSLSNPYVVVGLLFGGMLPYLFGGMAMTAVGRAAMSVVEEVRRQFKEKPGIMEGTEKPDYGRAVDMLTKAAIKEMIIPSLLPVLSPLVVYFGILAIGGKAAAFEALGAMLLGVIVTGFFVAVSMTTGGGAWDNAKKYIEDGHHGGKGSDAHKAAVTGDTVGDPYKDTAGPAVNPMIKITNIVALLLLAMLAHS